Genomic window (Acidobacteriota bacterium):
GCTCATCGAGAACGTCTACCTCGCGCTCAAGCCGATGGGCCAGGAGCGGGCGCTGCTGTCCTTCGGCCTCCTGGCCGGGCAGCTGCTGGTGCTGCTCTTCGGCATCTATTACGTCATCGCGGCCTTCTATTTCTCGCGCGATCTCGAGCTGCTCATACCGCTGCCGCTGCGTCCCGGCGAGGTCATGGCCGGCAAGTTCGCCGTCGTCGTCGTCAACGAGTACCTGACCGTCGCGGCCGTGGTGCTGCCGGTCGTCGTCACGGTCGGCGTCCTGGCCCGGGCGGGGATCGGGTACTGGGCGAACGCCGCGCTGGTGTACCTGGCGCTGCCGGTCATCCCGCTGGCCCTCGTTTCGGCCGCGGTCGTGGTCATGATGCGGCTGGTCAACGTCAGCCGGAAGAAGGACGCGCTCATCCTGGCGGGCAGCCTCCTTCTCATCGCCGTCTCGTTCGGCCTCCAGTTCGCGCTCGGGCGATCGCAGGGGGCGGGCGGGCCGGCGGCCAGCGCCCGGTCGATCGCCGCGTTCTTCACCTCGCCGAACAGCCTGCTGAACAGGGTCGGGGCCGTCTTCCCGCCGGGGATCTGGGCGACCAAGGCGATCGCCGGCGGGTTCAGCGCGGAGGGGCTGGCGAACCTGGGCCTGCTCCTGGGCGTGTCGATCGCCCTTTTCGGCGGCCTGATCGTCGCGGCCGAGAAGCTCTTCTATCGCGGCGTCATCGGGCTGGGCGAAACGACGGGGAAGAGACGGCGGCTGACGCACGACGAGATGTCGAGGCGGGTGACGTCCGGACGCCGGGCCTTCGCGGCCATCTTCGGGCGCGAGTGGAAGATCATGAACCGGACGCCGATCTTCCTGCTCAACGGCCTCCTGGTCAGCGTCTTTGTGCCGGCCATCTTCATGCTCATGGCCACCCTCGCTCCCGGCTCGGGAGGTCACGGCCGGGGCGGCGACCCCACGGCCCTCATCAGGGCCATGATGGCGGCCGATCCGCTCGTCGTCATCCTGGGGGCGGCCCTGTTCATGACCGTCTGCGGCAGCCTCAACGGGACCTCGTCCTCCACGTTCTCGCGGGAGGGCCTTCAGTTCTGGATCTCAAGAACGATCCCGGTCGCGCCGAGGGAGCAGGCGGCGGCCAAGTTCCTGCATTCCTACATCGTCGCGCTCGTCGGCGTGGCCACGGCCGGGATCGTGGGGGCGATCTTCCTCCATCTGAAGGCAGCGTCGCTGGCGGCGGCGGCCGGGCTGTCGCTGGTCGCGGGGGCGCTGCTGACGGCCGTGGGCATGATGATCGACCTGGCCAGGCCGCTCCTCGATTGGACGAACCCGCAGAAGGCCATCAAGCAGAACCTCAATGTCCTCCTGGGCATGCTGGCCGACATCGGCATCCTGACGGCGGTCTATTTCGGGATCAGGCCGCTGATCAGGGCGAAGCTCGCGACCGGCCTCGTGCTGGGGATCGTCTTCGTCGGCCTGGCGGCGCTCGCCGCCGCGGCTTACGCGGCCCTGCTCCGTTTCGCCGACCGGCGCTATCCCGAGATCGAATGAGGCGCCGATCGATCAGGTGAAGATGATCTGGCCGCCGGCCGAGATCCCGTAGAACGTCCCGACGTTGATGATCGAGTCGACCTGCGGACAGAAGTCCTCTTTCTTCAGCCCGAACATGTCGACGGTGGCCTTGCAGGCGTAGAGCTTGCATCCGGCGTCGGCGACCATCCCGATGAACTCGGGCACGGGCGGGATGTCGATCTTGTCCATGGCCTTCTTCATCATCGACGTGGCCAGGGCCGAGAGGCCCGGCAGGATGCCGATGAGCGAGGGCATGTGCAGGCCCGGGTTGCCGACGGTGGCGACCCTGATC
Coding sequences:
- a CDS encoding DsrE/DsrF/DrsH-like family protein, with the protein product MDDKIKKVSIIISKGGLDGVYPGLIMANGARMEGIEANLFFTFFGLDAITTKRMGRIRVATVGNPGLHMPSLIGILPGLSALATSMMKKAMDKIDIPPVPEFIGMVADAGCKLYACKATVDMFGLKKEDFCPQVDSIINVGTFYGISAGGQIIFT